In one Vanacampus margaritifer isolate UIUO_Vmar chromosome 11, RoL_Vmar_1.0, whole genome shotgun sequence genomic region, the following are encoded:
- the spc25 gene encoding kinetochore protein Spc25, whose protein sequence is MESVDDPEVTINFDKKMTEAHKRILKEFAEMKDIRAELTQTHREFVRMARDEVIKKCADDEILFETIERLTTDQHHKNESLLEKQHALTEVASNSEQKEIQKNTFIREMEKLQEEKDKAKELIESQNKTNKDRLKNLQKARFIFEENLRMEMRKIDDDRLQFVFRSIDAAHPDRPYVITIELSKEGSYQSVSSKPALEGLPDLERRLQETNKLAVFLKKAREQFISQARQEGVKNQE, encoded by the exons ATGGAATCAGTCGATGATCCCGAGGTCACTATTAATTTCGACAAGAAAATGACAGAAGCTCACAAAAGAATACTGAAAGAATTCGCCGAGATGAAAGACATTCGCGCTGAGCTGACCCAAACTCATCGGGAGTTTGTCAGAATGGCTCGAG ATGAAGTTATAAAGAAATGTGCTGATGATGAGATACTGTTTGAGACAATTGAGAGGCTTACAACAG ATCAGCATCACAAGAATGAATCGTTGCTGGAGAAACAGCACGCTTTGACAGAAGTTGCATCTAATAGTGAGCAGAAGGAAATtcagaaaaatacttttatccGGGAGATGGAGAAActtcaagaagaaaaagacaagGCGAAGGAAT TGATTGAGTCCCAAAATAAGACAAACAAGGACAGACTGAAGAACCTGCAAAAAGCCAGATTCATCTTTGAGGAAAATTTAAGGATGGAAATGCGAAAAATTGATG ATGACCGGTTGCAGTTTGTGTTCCGAAGTATCGACGCAGCTCATCCGGACAGGCCATACGTCATCACAATAGAACTCTCCAAAGAGGGATCATATCAAA GTGTGTCGAGCAAGCCCGCACTCGAGGGTCTGCCAGACCTGGAGAGACGGCTGCAGGAGACCAACAAACTAGCAGTTTTCCTGAAAAAGGCACGGGAGCAGTTTATCTCCCAAGCTCGCCAAGAAGGGGTAAAAAATCAAgaatga